The Aerococcaceae bacterium DSM 111021 genome includes a region encoding these proteins:
- a CDS encoding alpha/beta fold hydrolase, producing the protein MVNKQTALKLLKLVAKGSISLLAYDLIYRLKHPLKQTSAKEVDIRTLEIPLYPNLKWVDELDYESQMNNFAKPFIQQYEYTGQIPVNGMSLSYSFYLKDKHLPTMFIAHGFNEYKEKYQEMVYYFLQLNYNVLVYDARGHGGSRINPSKTLIDISEFDDYVEDLRMVIESVKKTYGVEGPLYLFGHSMGGAVSTMFLRKYPEVFKAAILSSPMLSVDTHPYPRSVTHALARGAQFFNMGQKPIPSQGSNDVVEASTRSSTYRPNPNLTKSQYREKYYFQVRKAAITHPTSGGTLNWLNASMSGLKNTTQKSVLQNINTPILMFRSVEDIIVRADGIYTGATYLPRIELISIPNAGHEIYQEHDEVLRPYFSLIGYYLDQFN; encoded by the coding sequence TTGGTAAATAAACAAACAGCGTTAAAATTACTTAAATTAGTTGCTAAAGGTAGCATAAGTTTATTAGCTTATGACTTAATTTATCGTCTAAAGCATCCACTAAAACAAACAAGTGCTAAAGAAGTAGATATAAGAACACTTGAGATTCCACTTTATCCAAACTTAAAGTGGGTGGATGAATTAGATTACGAGAGTCAAATGAATAACTTTGCTAAACCATTCATTCAGCAATATGAATACACTGGACAGATTCCAGTTAATGGTATGTCACTATCGTATTCATTTTATTTAAAGGATAAACATTTACCTACTATGTTTATTGCCCATGGCTTTAATGAATATAAGGAAAAATATCAGGAAATGGTATATTATTTCTTGCAGTTAAACTATAACGTGCTCGTTTATGATGCGAGAGGGCATGGTGGATCTAGAATTAATCCGAGTAAAACGCTCATTGATATAAGTGAGTTCGATGATTATGTAGAAGATTTAAGGATGGTTATTGAATCGGTTAAAAAAACATATGGAGTTGAAGGTCCACTGTACTTATTTGGTCATTCAATGGGTGGCGCAGTCAGTACCATGTTTCTAAGAAAGTATCCTGAAGTATTCAAAGCAGCTATACTTTCATCGCCTATGTTAAGCGTTGATACACATCCGTATCCAAGATCAGTGACACATGCCTTAGCAAGAGGAGCACAATTTTTTAATATGGGTCAAAAACCAATCCCTTCACAAGGAAGTAATGATGTGGTAGAAGCATCAACAAGGTCATCAACTTATCGACCCAATCCTAATCTGACTAAAAGTCAATATAGAGAAAAGTACTACTTTCAAGTAAGGAAAGCAGCCATTACTCATCCTACTTCGGGTGGAACATTGAATTGGTTAAACGCATCGATGTCTGGGTTAAAAAACACGACTCAAAAATCTGTATTACAGAATATCAATACTCCAATTTTAATGTTTCGCTCAGTGGAGGATATCATTGTTCGAGCAGATGGTATCTATACGGGTGCAACATACTTACCACGTATTGAACTTATTTCAATTCCAAACGCAGGGCATGAAATTTATCAAGAGCATGATGAAGTACTTAGACCTTATTTTAGTTTGATTGGTTATTATTTAGACCAA
- a CDS encoding polysaccharide deacetylase family protein — protein MGMVLLGNMTTNLWIQAEEIPDDIPQIEISEVAVQGSGDIVKADNIRSAWTNYSHYAQPNEEGYAYYIHEDPDVSSEILPLDGNSSEDVLLFTFDDAPQEPDSYALEMAHVMKEKDVNAIFLVNGMYLESQWGKDITKAIHDMGFEIGNHTHTHPNMRELSYEEQYNELLSTNQLIEEITGAPVRWFRPPFGFFNMDTILICNELGMQLMTWSFGYDWMDEYLSGPELAQVSLNNEYIRPGANILMHDRYWTLEALPTIIDGYHEMGYHIVDPYLIQHSENSTEPL, from the coding sequence ATGGGTATGGTGTTGCTTGGGAATATGACAACTAATTTATGGATACAAGCAGAGGAAATACCAGATGATATACCACAAATTGAGATTTCAGAAGTAGCAGTGCAAGGTAGTGGTGATATCGTGAAAGCCGACAATATTCGTTCTGCTTGGACAAATTATAGTCACTATGCACAGCCAAATGAAGAAGGTTATGCGTATTATATTCATGAAGATCCTGATGTTTCATCAGAGATACTTCCGCTTGATGGGAATTCATCTGAGGATGTTTTGTTATTTACCTTTGATGATGCACCACAAGAACCAGATAGCTATGCATTAGAGATGGCACATGTCATGAAAGAAAAAGATGTGAATGCTATTTTCTTGGTTAATGGTATGTACTTGGAGTCGCAGTGGGGAAAAGATATAACGAAGGCGATTCATGATATGGGGTTCGAAATTGGAAATCATACTCATACACATCCGAATATGAGAGAGTTAAGCTACGAAGAGCAATACAATGAACTGTTAAGTACGAACCAATTGATCGAAGAAATTACTGGCGCACCAGTAAGATGGTTTAGACCTCCCTTTGGATTTTTTAATATGGATACAATTTTAATTTGTAATGAATTAGGGATGCAATTGATGACATGGTCATTTGGATATGACTGGATGGATGAATATCTATCTGGACCAGAATTAGCACAAGTATCACTGAACAATGAATATATTCGTCCAGGCGCTAATATTTTAATGCATGATCGTTATTGGACATTAGAGGCACTACCAACAATTATTGATGGTTACCACGAAATGGGATATCATATTGTTGATCCGTATTTGATTCAACATTCAGAAAATTCTACCGAACCATTATAA